A portion of the Paenibacillus marchantiae genome contains these proteins:
- the cax gene encoding calcium/proton exchanger: protein MRNRISSILLIATFALSAVAHYLKWDSILQFVISAISVIFVAGFLGKATENVAHYAGQRLGGFLNATFGNAAELIIAIFLVKEGLFDMVKASLTGSIIGNLLLVLGLSIFAGGLKFKIQNYNVSLAGLNGSLMIVAIIALFIPAVFLNTHSITQKDTNTLSLIVAGLLILAYIAWLVFSMVTHKNYLADVTVDEDEELPHEHAPEWSKKKSILYLVLATVMVAFVSEWLVGTLEVFTEQFGLSELFVGAFLVAIIGNAAEHSAAIMLAMKNKIGAAVEIAVGSSLQIALFVAPVLVFVSYFTGRTMDIVFTTIELVAIGVAVFIAKSITQDGSTNWYEGLLLMVVYVILGVSFFLV from the coding sequence CATTTTGCTGATTGCCACCTTTGCACTCAGCGCCGTCGCCCACTACTTGAAATGGGATTCGATTCTGCAATTCGTCATTTCAGCCATTTCGGTTATTTTTGTGGCCGGTTTTTTAGGCAAAGCCACCGAAAATGTAGCCCACTATGCCGGACAGCGGTTAGGCGGATTTTTGAATGCTACATTCGGCAATGCCGCCGAATTGATTATCGCCATTTTCCTCGTCAAAGAAGGATTGTTCGACATGGTTAAGGCCAGTTTGACAGGCTCCATTATCGGTAACCTGCTGCTGGTGCTTGGTCTAAGTATCTTTGCCGGAGGACTCAAGTTCAAAATTCAGAATTATAACGTATCCCTTGCCGGTCTAAACGGCTCCCTGATGATTGTAGCCATCATTGCCCTGTTTATTCCAGCCGTCTTCCTGAATACCCATTCCATCACACAGAAGGATACGAACACACTCAGTCTCATTGTCGCAGGTTTGCTGATCCTTGCCTACATAGCGTGGTTGGTGTTCTCCATGGTTACGCACAAGAACTATCTCGCAGATGTCACTGTGGATGAAGATGAAGAGTTGCCGCATGAACATGCACCCGAGTGGTCTAAGAAAAAATCAATTCTCTATCTTGTTCTTGCAACCGTCATGGTTGCCTTCGTCAGTGAATGGCTCGTTGGCACCCTTGAGGTGTTTACTGAACAATTTGGACTCAGCGAACTGTTCGTCGGTGCGTTCCTCGTTGCCATTATCGGTAACGCCGCGGAACATAGTGCAGCCATTATGCTTGCCATGAAAAACAAAATCGGTGCCGCAGTTGAGATCGCAGTCGGCAGCAGTTTACAAATCGCACTCTTTGTAGCTCCTGTGCTCGTTTTTGTCAGCTACTTCACAGGCAGAACGATGGACATTGTGTTTACAACGATTGAGCTGGTCGCCATTGGCGTAGCCGTATTTATCGCCAAGTCCATCACCCAGGACGGTTCAACGAACTGGTACGAAGGTCTACTCCTAATGGTTGTGTATGTTATTTTGGGTGTATCGTTCTTCCTGGTATAA
- a CDS encoding YlaN family protein gives MTSSDLQDQLHLKAISLLQEDADKIQKLIEVQMENLATRYCPLYEEVLDTQMYGFSKEVDFAVRAGLLPEGAGKQLVSALERNLAILYEALNKKNEQ, from the coding sequence ATGACTTCATCTGATCTGCAGGACCAGTTGCACTTGAAAGCGATCAGTCTTCTTCAAGAAGATGCAGATAAAATACAGAAGCTTATTGAAGTACAGATGGAGAATCTGGCTACCCGCTACTGCCCTCTCTATGAGGAAGTATTGGATACACAGATGTATGGGTTCTCCAAGGAAGTCGATTTTGCTGTTCGTGCAGGGCTTCTTCCAGAAGGTGCTGGTAAGCAGCTGGTAAGCGCGCTTGAGCGGAATCTGGCGATTCTATATGAAGCTTTGAACAAGAAGAATGAGCAATAG
- a CDS encoding HPr family phosphocarrier protein — translation MSSNNAAVVEIAQTASKFTSSIVLHSENKYIDVKSILGLFTTLISTHSYELHVHGPDAAEAKAAMSEVFAKHGLNVSIASE, via the coding sequence ATGTCGAGTAATAACGCAGCGGTAGTGGAAATTGCTCAAACAGCGAGCAAGTTTACTTCTTCAATCGTGCTTCATTCAGAGAACAAGTATATCGATGTGAAAAGTATTCTCGGACTGTTTACAACGCTGATCAGCACGCACAGCTATGAACTGCACGTTCATGGCCCGGATGCAGCTGAAGCCAAAGCAGCTATGTCAGAAGTATTTGCCAAACATGGACTGAATGTAAGTATCGCATCCGAGTAA